Genomic segment of Oxobacter pfennigii:
AACCTTTGTACCAAGGTACGGCATATCAACAGGATTCTTTGATAATTCCTGAAAGTATTCCCTGTTGTTTTTTACATTGCCGCTAAGCACCGGGCTTATGATGGAAAACCGTCTCAGTGCTATTGCCTGTCTTGCTTTTTCATCCATAGTTATTGTATTTCCCCTTCCTTTATTTGTATCAAGGATAGGTTAATACATAACTATGCTTCTTGGAACTGGGTAAGCTCTGTTGATGAGATTTTCATGACTATTTATCGCTTTTATGATATCATTTGAACAGGAGCCAAAATGCTTTTGCCTGTGACATTGAAAAAATTCCATGACAAATATTGTGGGGACACTGCATGTATTTTTTCTAAAAGACTTTTGGCAAACAACCGGCTGGCCATTGCATCTTCATTTGCGATCATGTCTTGGTCAGTCAGGTTTAAATAATACTGGATTAAGCTGCGATTTAAAAATATACGGTTAATATAGTATCTGAAGTGACGACGGTTAAAGCCGTCCTTTTTTCTTTTAAACCATTCAACATATTTTCTAAGAGATTGCCTTCTTTTGAAATATCCATTTAAAAATGCCAGTATATATGGAAAGGCATATTGAAAATATGGGACTAGAAAGCTTGGGAGAAAAGAAACTGTGCGGCCGCAGCAGGGGCAAATATACCTGCGTATACATATGTAACCGCTATATTTATATGTGATAATGTATCTTTTGTAA
This window contains:
- a CDS encoding DUF6431 domain-containing protein, which gives rise to MDFLIKIYLKYDKILHGGNKSMQNIFLCNSKPKAFREANGELFPEAPLRCMFEDCQMPVRMKKHGFYKRYIITYKYSGYICIRRYICPCCGRTVSFLPSFLVPYFQYAFPYILAFLNGYFKRRQSLRKYVEWFKRKKDGFNRRHFRYYINRIFLNRSLIQYYLNLTDQDMIANEDAMASRLFAKSLLEKIHAVSPQYLSWNFFNVTGKSILAPVQMIS